DNA from Aquibium oceanicum:
GAAGCAAAGAAGCCACGGCTTGTTAGCGTAGCCTATCGGAAAAACCTGGAGACCCCGGATAGCGGGCAAGCGTTGGCGTCGCGACTATTTTCGTCGGGGACCGACGCTTCATATTTTCTGCGCGGCTTTTCACAACAGGCAGATCCCGAAATGGTGGCGGGCCTGTCTACGTTTCATACCCCAGCGGACGACCGTCTGGTCGGGGTGCCAGCGGCGCTCGCCGACCTGGTCAACAACGATGGGGCCGACATCCTGGCCACGGCCTACGCCCCTAAGGATGAGTTCCACCCATCTTCCAATGCCTTCGCGGCTTTGCTCGGCACCGACGAGACAGCCGGTCGCTTCGTTCCGCCCACGATGGAGGGCGACCACGATTGGATGAAGCAGCCCCTACCGAAATCCGTCTTTTCAAGCGCCGAGCAAAAGTGCCTTGCAACCGCGATCTATTTCGAGGCTCGGGGCGAGGAGGTGAGGGGCAGGCCGCGGTCGCGCAGGTCATTCTCAATCGGGTGCGCAACCCTGCATATCCAGCAAGCGTCTGCGACGTAGTTTATCAGAACGACAGCTGGATCAACAAATGCCAGTTTTCCTTTGCCTGCGACGGCATTCCAGATGTCATTGCAGATCGACGCGCGTATCGTCTGGCAAAGGACGTGGCCATGGCAGTCACCGGCGGGAAGATATTCTTACCCGAAGTCGCGTCATCGACCCATTACATTGCCACCTACGTCAGCCCGCGTTGGGCTCGCTCCATGGAGCGCATGACGCAAATCGGTTCACATATTTTTTACCGCACATTTGGCGGGGGGTGGAGTTAGATCATTGTTAGGGACTATTGGTACGAAATCCCCAGTTGAGCGCAAGAG
Protein-coding regions in this window:
- a CDS encoding cell wall hydrolase; translated protein: MRNPAYPASVCDVVYQNDSWINKCQFSFACDGIPDVIADRRAYRLAKDVAMAVTGGKIFLPEVASSTHYIATYVSPRWARSMERMTQIGSHIFYRTFGGGWS
- a CDS encoding cell wall hydrolase, whose amino-acid sequence is MRSKPKAAFERRSSNGHRRVLAILGASWFVFGFASPTGIQGTKSDLGITPTSDRWAVYVEQTDTCSHLKELRLLGAAFPGDVENLDLVVGGQRVNLGSDREVSSASQRVVEEAKKPRLVSVAYRKNLETPDSGQALASRLFSSGTDASYFLRGFSQQADPEMVAGLSTFHTPADDRLVGVPAALADLVNNDGADILATAYAPKDEFHPSSNAFAALLGTDETAGRFVPPTMEGDHDWMKQPLPKSVFSSAEQKCLATAIYFEARGEEVRGRPRSRRSFSIGCATLHIQQASAT